A portion of the Leptospira licerasiae serovar Varillal str. VAR 010 genome contains these proteins:
- the serB gene encoding phosphoserine phosphatase SerB, producing MILFFSPKNDSDPQRLSEALSDRFKQPVFIERRTEVSKEYVCDVWKTDRVFQREELLYLRQELQRFRKIDLIQIFSFLSNGALFCFDMDSTLIKEEVIDELARYAGVYEEVAHVTKEAMEGNLNFHEALRKRCSYLKGLPVSIFDELYFKLHANHGVPELFQGLRKKNAKTAVFSGGFIDILERFKQEYSIDEVRANYLDREGDKLLGTVSGTVVDKIIKRDSLLELQSRFQMSKENVVAVGDGANDQLMLEASGIGIGFHAKEGLKTNISNWIDFASMDVLLYLFTE from the coding sequence GTGATCTTATTTTTCAGTCCAAAAAACGATTCGGACCCCCAAAGATTATCCGAGGCACTTTCCGACCGATTCAAACAACCAGTCTTTATAGAAAGAAGGACTGAAGTTTCCAAAGAATACGTATGCGATGTATGGAAGACGGATCGTGTATTCCAAAGAGAAGAATTACTTTATCTCAGGCAGGAATTACAAAGATTCCGTAAGATCGATCTGATCCAAATCTTTTCCTTTTTAAGCAACGGAGCCCTATTCTGCTTCGACATGGATTCCACCCTGATTAAAGAGGAAGTCATAGACGAATTAGCAAGATACGCAGGAGTCTATGAAGAAGTAGCACATGTTACTAAGGAAGCTATGGAAGGAAATTTGAACTTTCACGAAGCTCTCCGAAAAAGATGCTCTTATCTAAAAGGTCTTCCTGTGTCCATATTCGACGAATTGTATTTTAAATTACACGCGAATCACGGTGTCCCCGAATTGTTCCAAGGTTTAAGGAAGAAGAACGCAAAAACGGCTGTATTCAGCGGCGGATTTATCGATATATTAGAAAGATTTAAACAAGAATATTCCATCGACGAGGTCCGTGCGAATTATTTGGACAGAGAAGGGGATAAACTTTTAGGGACAGTATCCGGAACCGTAGTGGATAAAATTATCAAAAGAGATTCTCTTTTGGAGCTACAGTCCCGCTTTCAAATGAGTAAGGAAAATGTAGTAGCTGTCGGCGACGGTGCAAACGACCAACTGATGTTGGAAGCATCGGGGATCGGGATCGGATTTCATGCAAAGGAAGGTCTTAAGACCAATATTTCCAACTGGATAGACTTTGCTTCTATGGATGTTCTTTTGTATTTGTTTACGGAATAG
- a CDS encoding GDSL-type esterase/lipase family protein — protein MKVLGICFFLLSLISCSVFQPRVIYDYYNPDFKCVDKVGIRNSDEWESYQKLYLEAVLIYTNENEKLKKANIVFVGNSLIAAIPPDLIQADFSGSVNRGIAGDMTELLLNRLDSTVLNLKPSTIILEIGGNDIRDGKCLDYIEGIHRLLIQKIRKTLPNTKILILGIPPVLSRNVNSISPIVNTWLLRFANENQNVQFLDIWPEFRQKGIPFLREELAFSYDGKKDPIHINRDAYIIWLRKIKSLLR, from the coding sequence ATGAAAGTATTAGGGATTTGTTTTTTTCTTCTTTCCCTAATCTCTTGTTCTGTTTTCCAACCTAGGGTAATATACGACTACTATAATCCCGATTTCAAATGTGTGGACAAAGTCGGTATCAGGAATTCTGACGAATGGGAATCTTACCAAAAATTGTATTTGGAAGCTGTTCTTATCTACACAAATGAGAACGAAAAATTAAAAAAAGCGAATATAGTTTTCGTAGGAAATAGTCTGATCGCTGCCATTCCGCCGGATCTGATCCAGGCAGATTTTTCGGGTTCAGTGAATCGAGGGATCGCCGGGGATATGACGGAACTTCTTTTAAATCGCCTGGATTCCACGGTTCTGAATCTAAAACCTTCTACAATTATCTTAGAAATCGGTGGGAATGATATTCGAGACGGAAAATGTCTGGATTATATAGAAGGCATTCATAGGCTTTTGATCCAAAAGATCAGAAAAACTCTTCCGAATACTAAAATTTTGATTTTGGGAATTCCTCCGGTTTTGAGCCGGAATGTAAATTCAATATCGCCAATCGTAAATACTTGGCTTTTGCGGTTTGCAAATGAGAACCAAAATGTTCAGTTTTTGGATATCTGGCCTGAGTTCAGACAAAAAGGGATCCCTTTTCTCAGAGAGGAATTGGCATTTTCTTATGACGGAAAAAAAGATCCGATCCACATCAACAGAGATGCCTATATCATCTGGCTTCGCAAAATTAAATCCCTTCTAAGATAG
- the bioB gene encoding biotin synthase BioB: protein MKLSLETPQVTEEKIFSEVPSIIDREETHAILSGQIPLTEALDKAYKVREKYFGKTVRIHVLDNIKNGHCPEDCGYCAQRKNADSGVQEYSMKSPEEIFQDAAQAKENGAYRFCMVTAGTGPNSLTTEKLAFTIEKISKELGLKVCLSAGLLDREKAERLKAAGLDRYNHNLNTSKAHYPEICDTHTYEQRVETITHLMKAGVGMCSGVIVGMGESLWDLTDVIYEIKNLKVISIPVNFFIPVAGHAIKNPQSLTPEFCLRTLIAFRLVNPDSEVRIAAGREGHLRGLQGMALYAANSLFASGYLNVKGSDAADTIRMILDSGFYPEFSSGVGEEIDWESALGKDHPYARENFPELYKYRKSLK, encoded by the coding sequence ATGAAACTTAGTCTAGAAACTCCTCAAGTCACTGAAGAAAAAATATTTTCAGAGGTGCCAAGCATTATAGATCGAGAGGAAACACATGCCATTCTAAGCGGCCAGATCCCTTTGACAGAGGCTTTGGACAAGGCATATAAAGTCCGTGAAAAATACTTCGGTAAAACAGTCCGTATCCATGTTCTAGACAATATTAAGAACGGACATTGCCCCGAAGACTGCGGTTATTGCGCTCAAAGAAAGAATGCAGATTCCGGAGTCCAGGAATACTCCATGAAATCCCCGGAAGAGATCTTCCAGGATGCAGCACAAGCTAAGGAGAATGGAGCCTATCGTTTTTGTATGGTTACTGCCGGAACAGGACCAAATTCATTAACCACCGAAAAACTTGCATTCACTATCGAAAAGATCAGCAAAGAACTTGGATTAAAAGTCTGTTTGTCCGCGGGTCTACTCGACAGGGAAAAAGCGGAACGTTTAAAAGCTGCCGGTCTTGATAGATACAATCATAACCTAAATACTTCTAAGGCACACTATCCAGAAATCTGTGACACTCATACCTACGAACAAAGAGTAGAGACCATTACCCATTTGATGAAGGCCGGAGTAGGAATGTGTTCCGGTGTGATCGTTGGAATGGGAGAATCCCTTTGGGATCTAACGGATGTTATATACGAGATCAAGAACCTAAAAGTGATCTCTATTCCTGTGAATTTTTTCATCCCGGTTGCAGGACATGCGATCAAAAATCCCCAAAGTTTAACCCCTGAATTTTGCCTCAGAACGCTTATTGCATTTCGTTTGGTGAACCCTGACTCGGAGGTCCGTATTGCTGCGGGAAGAGAAGGGCATCTCAGAGGATTGCAAGGAATGGCTTTATACGCCGCAAATTCCTTGTTTGCTAGCGGCTATTTAAACGTAAAAGGCTCCGATGCTGCGGACACGATCCGAATGATCTTAGACTCGGGATTCTATCCAGAATTCTCTTCCGGCGTTGGAGAAGAAATAGATTGGGAATCCGCTTTAGGAAAAGACCATCCTTACGCTCGTGAAAATTTCCCGGAACTTTACAAATATCGGAAATCCTTGAAATAG
- the bioA gene encoding adenosylmethionine--8-amino-7-oxononanoate transaminase, which produces MIWHPYTIQLDSDPPLKIVSAKGEFLYDENGKEYIDAISSWWVSIHGHNHPKLVDAVKKQLDSLDHVLLAGFTHPPALELAHELLEFTDWNFRKVVYSDNGSTALEIMLKIALQYFRNQGRQKKKVFINFSYSYHGDTIGAMSVGGDSVFNRVFQSLLFQTKSFPSPACHDCPVSKSPHSCAEDCLDELEAYLSAHSEEVVGVVMEPLIAGAGGMLFHKPSVLTRLREITERHDVLLLLDEVFTGFGRTGANFAYQKAGIRPDMIALAKGLTAGILPLAVTLVREEIYKEFLSSEPIKAFYHGHTMTGYPPGCASALASLRIYKEENRLADVKRLESYLEEGWAKLRAEFPDKIKNTRVLGSVGVGELFTGKIRPGYVNPFAREFRRICQEKGVILRPLGNVIYITPPYNISKSSLDKVFQAIREGLSAYKIQD; this is translated from the coding sequence TTGATCTGGCATCCTTATACAATCCAACTAGATTCCGATCCTCCTTTAAAGATCGTCTCAGCAAAGGGAGAATTTCTATATGATGAAAACGGAAAAGAATATATAGATGCGATCTCTTCCTGGTGGGTGAGTATCCACGGTCATAATCATCCTAAACTTGTGGATGCCGTCAAAAAACAGTTGGATTCCTTGGATCATGTACTTCTTGCAGGTTTTACACATCCCCCGGCGTTAGAACTAGCTCATGAACTTTTAGAATTTACGGACTGGAACTTCCGTAAGGTTGTCTATTCAGATAACGGTTCCACTGCGCTTGAGATCATGCTTAAAATCGCACTTCAATATTTTAGGAACCAAGGCAGACAAAAGAAAAAAGTATTTATCAACTTCTCCTATTCTTATCACGGGGACACGATCGGCGCAATGAGCGTTGGAGGTGATTCCGTATTCAATCGGGTCTTCCAAAGCTTATTATTTCAAACAAAAAGTTTTCCTTCTCCTGCTTGCCATGATTGTCCTGTTTCTAAATCCCCACATTCCTGCGCAGAAGATTGTTTGGACGAACTGGAGGCATACTTATCCGCTCACTCCGAAGAAGTGGTAGGTGTTGTGATGGAACCTTTGATCGCCGGCGCAGGAGGTATGTTATTCCATAAGCCAAGCGTTCTAACTAGGCTTAGAGAGATCACAGAACGTCATGATGTGCTTCTTCTTTTGGACGAAGTGTTTACAGGTTTCGGAAGAACAGGTGCAAATTTTGCTTATCAAAAGGCAGGCATTCGTCCGGATATGATAGCTCTTGCAAAAGGGCTGACAGCTGGAATTCTACCCTTAGCTGTGACCTTGGTCAGAGAAGAGATCTATAAAGAATTCTTATCCTCTGAGCCTATAAAAGCGTTCTATCACGGTCACACTATGACCGGATATCCGCCGGGTTGCGCTTCTGCGCTTGCATCATTACGAATTTATAAAGAAGAAAATAGGCTCGCTGACGTAAAACGATTGGAGTCTTATCTGGAAGAAGGATGGGCCAAACTTAGAGCTGAATTTCCGGATAAGATAAAAAATACAAGAGTACTCGGTTCGGTGGGTGTAGGAGAACTTTTTACAGGAAAGATCCGACCCGGTTATGTAAATCCGTTTGCGAGAGAATTCCGTAGGATCTGCCAAGAGAAAGGAGTCATCCTTCGTCCGCTTGGCAATGTGATTTATATCACTCCACCATATAATATTTCAAAATCTTCTTTGGACAAGGTGTTCCAAGCAATCCGAGAAGGCCTATCGGCTTACAAGATCCAAGATTGA
- the bioD gene encoding dethiobiotin synthase: protein MSIFVTGTGTDIGKTFFCALMMAKYAEELGLKYLKPIQTGTDSDRVKIMNLTGLNESFFLKNYYTFELPASPHLASEMENTTVDTDELSRHLFSIKDAKILVEGAGGVYVPLNRYYFTADLVEQAKIPLVLVASTELGTINHTLLSIEALRKREIKLLGVFFIGPENPLRSDNIRTIIEAAEIGLLGTFLLPERKLSRKEFLDKVANEFDPDRILPDLLFP, encoded by the coding sequence TTGTCCATCTTTGTAACCGGAACTGGTACCGATATAGGTAAAACATTCTTCTGTGCTCTTATGATGGCAAAGTATGCGGAAGAACTTGGACTAAAATATCTAAAACCCATCCAAACAGGAACGGATTCAGACAGAGTAAAGATCATGAATCTTACCGGACTCAATGAATCTTTCTTTTTAAAAAATTATTATACATTCGAACTTCCAGCTTCTCCTCATTTAGCTTCCGAAATGGAAAATACGACGGTAGATACGGACGAACTTTCCAGACATCTATTCAGTATCAAAGACGCTAAAATTTTGGTGGAAGGCGCAGGCGGAGTTTATGTTCCTCTCAATCGTTATTATTTTACGGCAGACTTGGTGGAGCAGGCAAAAATCCCATTGGTATTGGTAGCTTCTACCGAGCTTGGAACGATCAATCATACGTTATTGTCGATTGAAGCGCTTCGAAAGAGAGAGATCAAACTTTTAGGTGTATTTTTTATAGGTCCTGAAAATCCTCTTCGTTCGGACAATATTAGGACCATTATAGAAGCGGCAGAAATCGGACTTTTAGGGACATTTCTTCTTCCGGAAAGAAAGTTGTCTAGAAAAGAATTCCTTGATAAGGTTGCAAATGAATTCGATCCGGATAGGATCCTTCCGGACTTACTTTTCCCTTGA
- a CDS encoding aminotransferase class I/II-fold pyridoxal phosphate-dependent enzyme, with product MQETQSSKLPFFSELPAFFSRLESQNRIRTLDPPSGLDLCSNDYLGLSTHPEVIQALKEGIDIYGAGSTASRLVRGHRTVFEELENDFSDWVQSEDSLFFANGYAANLGTISCVADPSYTIFCDRKNHASLMDGVRLSGAKKVYYKHSDLNDLENSLKKYSGTKHKMIVTESVFSMDGDKTDISALIDLKEKYGALLYLDEAHAIGLFGKDGAGVSLEKSISRSSEIDFRMSTLGKALGLEGAVISTSKDARKYLLHSARTFVFSTGPLPAIAHAGRVAIRLAKLMNKERSILEENSEFFRTSLHRIGYNTGNSNTQIIPILMGSEEQALELSSILYQNGFQAKAIRPPTVDISRIRVSLNSKIARKDLEKFIQLVREN from the coding sequence GTGCAGGAAACGCAATCCTCGAAACTTCCTTTTTTTTCGGAGCTTCCTGCCTTCTTTTCTAGGTTAGAATCTCAGAATCGGATCCGGACCCTGGATCCTCCTTCTGGTCTGGATCTTTGCTCCAATGATTATCTAGGACTTTCTACTCATCCTGAAGTAATCCAAGCTCTAAAAGAAGGGATCGATATTTATGGTGCGGGTTCCACTGCCAGCCGTTTAGTTCGAGGTCACAGAACAGTATTCGAAGAATTGGAAAATGATTTCTCTGATTGGGTCCAATCGGAGGATTCACTCTTCTTCGCAAACGGATATGCCGCCAACCTTGGAACGATTTCTTGCGTTGCAGATCCTTCTTATACAATCTTTTGCGATCGAAAAAATCATGCTTCTTTAATGGATGGAGTTCGACTTTCCGGCGCTAAAAAAGTATATTATAAACATTCCGATCTAAACGATCTAGAAAATTCCCTAAAAAAATATTCCGGCACAAAACATAAGATGATCGTCACCGAATCCGTATTCAGTATGGACGGGGACAAAACGGATATATCTGCATTAATCGATCTGAAAGAAAAATATGGGGCGTTACTTTACCTAGATGAGGCTCATGCGATCGGACTTTTCGGGAAAGATGGAGCCGGAGTTTCCCTAGAAAAAAGTATCTCTAGATCTTCTGAAATAGATTTTAGAATGTCTACTTTAGGAAAAGCGCTCGGTTTAGAAGGCGCAGTTATTTCTACTTCTAAAGATGCCAGAAAGTATCTGCTTCATTCTGCTCGTACTTTTGTGTTCTCCACAGGGCCTCTTCCTGCAATCGCTCATGCGGGTAGGGTTGCTATTCGTTTAGCAAAATTGATGAACAAGGAAAGAAGTATATTAGAAGAGAATTCTGAATTTTTCAGAACTTCTCTCCACCGGATCGGATATAATACAGGAAATTCTAATACTCAAATTATACCTATACTCATGGGTTCGGAAGAACAAGCATTGGAACTTTCTTCCATTCTATATCAAAACGGATTCCAAGCCAAGGCGATCCGTCCTCCTACCGTGGATATTTCCAGGATCCGTGTTTCTCTCAATTCTAAGATTGCCAGAAAGGATCTGGAAAAATTCATACAATTGGTTCGGGAGAATTAA
- a CDS encoding malate dehydrogenase: MAKTVKVAVTGAAGQIGYSLLFRIASGQMFGADTPVEIQMLELEAALPAAKGVIMELEDCAFPLLQKVSVSADLDVAFKDINWALLVGSVPRKAGMERSDLLKINGGIFVNQGKAIEKNASSDVRVLVVGNPCNTNCLIAMNNAKGVPTDRWFAMTKLDENRAKSQLAIKSGNLVKDVTNVAIWGNHSSTQYPDFYNAKIGGKVATDVIKDHEWLKGDFIKNVQQRGAEIIKARGASSAASAANGVVDTVRQIITPTPAGDWFSVAVTSDGSYGADKGLIFGYPVKSDGNKVEIVKGLELNDFAKEKFNITHDELKSERDEVKGML, encoded by the coding sequence ATGGCAAAAACAGTTAAGGTAGCAGTTACGGGTGCCGCAGGGCAGATAGGATATTCTTTATTATTTAGGATCGCATCCGGTCAGATGTTCGGAGCGGACACCCCTGTAGAGATCCAAATGTTGGAACTGGAAGCGGCTCTTCCTGCTGCTAAAGGTGTGATCATGGAATTAGAAGACTGCGCCTTTCCTCTTTTGCAAAAAGTAAGTGTTTCCGCGGATCTGGATGTCGCTTTTAAAGACATTAACTGGGCGCTTTTAGTAGGCTCCGTTCCAAGAAAAGCAGGAATGGAGAGAAGCGACCTTCTCAAAATTAACGGTGGAATTTTCGTGAACCAAGGAAAAGCGATCGAAAAGAACGCTTCTTCAGACGTAAGAGTTCTGGTTGTCGGAAACCCTTGTAATACGAACTGTCTTATCGCTATGAACAATGCGAAAGGAGTTCCTACGGATCGTTGGTTTGCAATGACTAAGCTGGATGAGAACCGCGCTAAATCCCAACTTGCGATCAAGTCTGGAAATTTGGTAAAAGATGTAACTAACGTTGCGATCTGGGGAAATCACTCTTCTACTCAATACCCTGATTTCTATAACGCTAAGATCGGCGGAAAAGTGGCAACTGATGTGATCAAGGATCATGAATGGTTAAAAGGCGATTTTATTAAGAACGTTCAACAACGTGGAGCCGAGATCATCAAAGCAAGGGGAGCTTCTTCTGCTGCATCCGCTGCTAACGGAGTTGTGGATACTGTTCGTCAGATCATTACTCCTACTCCGGCAGGAGATTGGTTCAGCGTTGCTGTAACTTCAGACGGATCTTACGGAGCCGATAAGGGACTCATCTTCGGATACCCAGTGAAGTCGGACGGAAATAAGGTTGAGATCGTTAAAGGATTAGAATTGAACGACTTCGCAAAAGAAAAGTTCAATATAACGCATGACGAACTTAAATCAGAAAGAGACGAAGTAAAAGGGATGTTATAA
- a CDS encoding DsbA family protein yields MSEETSSTLLDRVFGQKFKAALPWVFLGYVLLSIYPIVKFFIPEHYMRIGTFGFYTISDVKKENPAAYRKYLQENNQQMYRLFSQLASQEILKKEAAAKGIPVEELTKFGRGYEPVQDEVVAAYNQFKNEPGLKGKSLAAVQDEIVKYLKAVQADRERQSFFGRMREEYNTEIIGPELPPPTRVAIDPSENPTIGPNDAKVTIVEFSDFECPYCAMSQTTTKALREQYKDKIKWVFRDFPMDFHRNAMFAHVAANCSIPQGKYWQYNSLLFENGRKLEKGNVIKLAQQVGLDMGAFNRCIADEDKIKSEIEADMQAGQSYGVNGTPAFFINGILVEGNMPIQNFTKIIDEELKNN; encoded by the coding sequence ATGTCTGAAGAAACTTCTTCCACTCTGTTAGACCGAGTTTTTGGTCAGAAATTCAAGGCGGCACTTCCTTGGGTCTTCTTAGGTTACGTTCTATTATCTATTTATCCTATTGTGAAGTTCTTCATCCCTGAACATTATATGAGGATAGGCACATTCGGATTCTATACTATCTCCGATGTGAAAAAGGAGAACCCGGCTGCTTATCGTAAGTATCTGCAGGAAAATAACCAGCAGATGTACAGACTTTTCTCCCAACTTGCTTCTCAAGAGATCTTAAAAAAAGAAGCGGCTGCGAAAGGAATTCCTGTAGAAGAACTTACTAAGTTCGGAAGAGGATATGAGCCGGTCCAAGACGAAGTTGTCGCTGCATACAACCAATTCAAGAATGAGCCTGGACTAAAAGGAAAATCTTTAGCTGCCGTCCAAGACGAGATCGTAAAATATTTAAAAGCGGTCCAAGCGGATAGGGAAAGACAATCATTCTTCGGAAGAATGAGAGAAGAATATAATACAGAGATCATAGGACCTGAACTTCCTCCTCCTACTAGAGTTGCGATAGATCCTAGCGAAAATCCGACTATCGGACCTAATGATGCAAAAGTTACCATAGTAGAATTTTCGGATTTCGAATGTCCCTATTGCGCTATGAGCCAAACTACTACAAAAGCGCTCAGAGAACAGTATAAGGATAAAATAAAATGGGTCTTTAGGGATTTCCCTATGGATTTCCACAGAAACGCAATGTTCGCTCACGTTGCGGCAAATTGTTCTATTCCTCAGGGAAAATACTGGCAGTACAATAGCCTTCTTTTCGAAAACGGAAGAAAATTAGAAAAAGGGAATGTAATCAAACTAGCTCAGCAAGTCGGTTTGGACATGGGAGCTTTCAATCGTTGTATCGCCGACGAGGATAAGATCAAAAGCGAGATTGAAGCGGATATGCAGGCTGGCCAAAGTTACGGCGTGAACGGAACACCTGCATTCTTCATTAACGGTATTTTAGTGGAAGGCAATATGCCGATCCAAAATTTCACGAAGATCATCGACGAAGAGCTGAAAAACAACTAA
- the thrB gene encoding homoserine kinase — translation MSTPKYKFQIKVPGTSANLGSGFDLLGLAFQIYNEFSFEFGKTSVFTRNVKGSSAPVFTDEEDLVLQSYKTYFEVFVSKQTSIPTSPIPYSVTMELGLPLKGGLGSSASAVVAGFSAARFAQEMYFPDTKPPSESEFLYQLALLEGHPDNTTPAYLGGFVFSYFAEDKLYYFKRKFPKNIHCFFLIPELEISTNHSRKCLPDTYPISDIIFNLSRMSTWWEFLDSGEPGLLKRALEDKIHTPYRMNSEFPLLPLVQEIEKSAIGVSLSGSGPAVLVYTRRKDSKRLEKKFLELTKQFSDRSGIPCRLVRLSPDTTGAKISFRKIS, via the coding sequence ATGAGCACGCCAAAATACAAATTCCAAATTAAGGTCCCTGGAACTTCCGCTAATTTAGGCTCCGGTTTCGATCTATTAGGATTGGCATTCCAGATTTATAACGAATTCAGTTTTGAATTCGGAAAGACCTCTGTGTTCACTAGAAATGTCAAAGGATCTTCCGCTCCTGTATTTACGGATGAAGAGGATCTCGTTTTACAATCTTATAAAACATATTTCGAAGTATTTGTTTCTAAACAAACAAGTATTCCCACTTCTCCGATTCCTTATTCAGTGACTATGGAGTTAGGACTTCCTTTAAAAGGAGGTTTGGGCTCTAGTGCAAGCGCAGTGGTTGCGGGATTTTCTGCGGCAAGGTTTGCGCAGGAGATGTATTTTCCGGATACAAAACCTCCGAGCGAATCTGAGTTTTTGTACCAACTTGCATTATTAGAAGGTCATCCTGATAATACGACTCCCGCTTATTTAGGAGGATTTGTTTTCTCCTATTTCGCAGAGGACAAACTTTATTATTTTAAAAGAAAATTCCCTAAGAATATACATTGTTTCTTTCTAATTCCGGAATTGGAGATCTCAACAAATCATTCTAGGAAATGTCTTCCGGATACGTACCCAATTTCTGATATTATTTTTAACCTAAGTAGAATGTCTACCTGGTGGGAATTCTTGGATTCAGGAGAACCTGGACTTCTAAAAAGAGCGTTGGAAGATAAGATCCATACTCCTTATAGAATGAATTCAGAATTTCCACTCTTACCTTTGGTTCAAGAGATTGAAAAATCAGCGATAGGCGTTTCTCTCTCCGGGAGCGGTCCTGCTGTTCTTGTCTATACCAGAAGAAAAGACTCCAAAAGATTGGAGAAAAAATTCTTGGAGCTTACAAAACAATTTTCAGATAGATCGGGAATACCTTGTAGGTTAGTCCGCCTTTCTCCGGACACCACAGGAGCTAAGATCTCTTTTAGAAAAATATCTTAA
- a CDS encoding sodium:solute symporter family transporter has protein sequence MHFAWSDALVLFFYFGIVLYFGYKSGRKSSESKEFFLANRSLSWVPLSLSIVATETSALTFLSVPGIAYSGNFTFLQVVFGYILGRTVVALVLIPLTYHHNFLSVYEWVGTRFGRKSQKTMSGLFSVTRILGDGVRLYASTLPVAMLLEFGLPKILPYSFTQYSIGVCTLLIVTLITVLYTMQGGFRSVVWVDTLQYFVYVFGGVFALVLLYKSNPEPFAVISSAWNGNKLKFLEWENTSATYFLPWAVLGGALLSLGTHGADQMFIQRSLAAKNVKDAQKAMIGSGIAVFFQMILFLGIGTFLFYKFNGQTIPQDKVFSKFLIEEVPAPFLGLLLSGILASTMSTLSSSINSLSLTAKADFGWNLGGQKISSLFFGILLFCSSFFFFSLPEKYTKGLLELGLKISSFTVGSMVAVFLTEVIPFLRKKIIVSDLGLALALASSILVTGISGTVKNYNFTVLVPLGMILFWTFALVSGFIFPDRKRSNP, from the coding sequence ATGCATTTTGCTTGGTCCGATGCTTTGGTTCTATTTTTTTATTTCGGGATCGTTCTGTACTTCGGTTATAAATCCGGACGTAAAAGTTCGGAATCTAAGGAATTCTTCTTAGCGAACAGATCTCTTTCTTGGGTTCCGCTTTCGCTTTCCATTGTAGCGACGGAAACCTCTGCATTGACCTTTCTTTCCGTTCCGGGAATTGCTTATTCTGGAAACTTCACATTCTTGCAAGTTGTGTTCGGATATATTTTAGGAAGAACAGTAGTTGCCCTAGTTCTCATCCCACTCACCTATCATCATAATTTTCTCTCCGTTTACGAATGGGTAGGGACCAGATTCGGAAGAAAGTCCCAAAAAACAATGTCCGGCCTTTTTTCAGTGACTCGAATTTTAGGAGATGGGGTAAGACTTTACGCCTCTACACTTCCTGTAGCGATGTTGTTAGAGTTTGGACTTCCTAAAATTTTACCTTATTCTTTCACACAATATTCGATTGGAGTTTGTACCTTACTTATAGTGACCTTGATCACAGTTTTATATACGATGCAAGGTGGATTCAGATCCGTTGTTTGGGTGGATACTTTACAATATTTCGTATATGTATTTGGTGGAGTATTTGCACTCGTTCTTCTATACAAATCAAATCCGGAACCTTTTGCGGTTATATCATCCGCTTGGAATGGAAACAAACTTAAGTTCTTAGAATGGGAGAATACTTCCGCTACTTACTTCCTACCTTGGGCGGTTTTGGGCGGTGCATTGCTGAGTTTAGGAACCCATGGAGCGGACCAAATGTTTATCCAAAGATCACTCGCCGCCAAAAACGTAAAAGACGCTCAAAAGGCTATGATCGGTTCCGGAATTGCCGTATTCTTTCAAATGATATTGTTCTTGGGGATCGGGACATTCTTATTCTACAAATTTAACGGGCAGACAATCCCACAAGACAAAGTATTCTCCAAGTTTCTAATAGAAGAAGTTCCGGCTCCGTTTTTAGGGTTACTACTTTCCGGAATATTAGCTTCTACCATGTCTACATTATCCAGTTCAATAAACTCGTTATCATTGACTGCAAAGGCGGATTTCGGATGGAATCTAGGAGGACAGAAAATTTCTTCTTTGTTCTTTGGGATCCTACTTTTCTGTAGCTCCTTCTTCTTTTTTTCCCTTCCTGAAAAATATACAAAAGGACTTTTGGAATTAGGGCTAAAGATCTCTTCTTTTACTGTAGGCTCAATGGTAGCGGTTTTTTTAACCGAAGTGATCCCGTTCTTAAGAAAGAAGATTATTGTCTCCGACCTTGGATTGGCTTTGGCTTTAGCGAGTTCTATCTTAGTGACTGGGATTTCAGGAACAGTAAAAAACTATAATTTTACGGTTCTTGTCCCGTTAGGCATGATCCTATTCTGGACCTTTGCCTTGGTCTCTGGATTTATTTTTCCCGACCGGAAACGATCGAATCCATAA